In the Setaria italica strain Yugu1 chromosome VI, Setaria_italica_v2.0, whole genome shotgun sequence genome, one interval contains:
- the LOC101765865 gene encoding uncharacterized protein LOC101765865 isoform X1, protein MRQCLLRRAMPLPPPPPPRTPGVTGGRLLSSLSPPPRLQSRREVHIWYLSPDELNDASQLKMYMELLSPSERKNALSMNGENLQKVAVLSRALVRTTLSRYTDCKIDPRLFEFKKNKFGKPEILWRADDDRIEWPLHFNISHTSSLIACGVTMDAPIGIDIEEKKRNTAKNVLSLADRYFTPSEFDHLVNLPDPDAQQKEFIKLWTLKEAYVKALGRGFSGAPFNKFSIILAANNGIQISVEPKALNDSNSSCDCLSENWKFALAELYGSYYMAACMEDDSRSSGSEDDRSPLGLKVWKTIPFLEDILVSGTEAVKFIS, encoded by the exons ATGCGCCAGTGCCTGCTCCGCCGCGCgatgccgctgccgccaccgcctcctccccggaCGCCGGGGGTCACCGGCGGGCGTCTCCTTTCCTCGCtctcgcccccgccgcggctCCAGTCCCGAAG AGAGGTGCACATTTGGTATCTTTCCCCTGATGAGTTGAATGACGCCTCCCAATTGAAGATGTACATGGAGCTCCTTTCCCCTTCTGAAAGGAAGAATGCTTTGTCCATGAATGGGGAAAATTTGCAGAAAGTTGCTGTGCTGTCCCGTGCACTGGTGCGCACCACCCTCTCGAGAT ATACAGATTGTAAAATCGATCCAAGATTGTTTGAGTTTAAGAAGAACAAATTTGGCAAACCTGAG ATACTGTGGCGGGCTGATGATGATAGGATAGAGTGGCCTTTGCATTTCAATATTTCGCACACATCGTCTTTGATTGCCTGTGGAGTTACTATGGATGCTCCT ATTGGGATTGACATTGAGGAGAAGAAACGAAACACAGCCAAGAATGTTTTATCTCTTGCTGACCGTTATTTCACCCCTTCTGAATTCGATCATCTAGTCAACCTTCCTGATCCTGATGCTCAGCAAAAGGAATTCATCAAACTATGGACTCTTAAA GAAGCATACGTAAAAGCTCTTGGAAGAGGGTTTTCAGGTGCTCCTTTCAATAAATTCTCAATCATATTGGCAGCTAATAATGGAATTCAAATTTCTGTG GAACCAAAAGCACTCAACGATTCCAACTCTAGTTGTGACTGTCTGTCCGAGAATTGGAAATTCGCACTTGCTGAGCTATATGGTTCTTATTACATGGCAGCTTGTATGGAAGATGACTCGAGAAGTTCAG GTTCTGAAGATGATCGATCACCACTAGGCTTGAAAGTATGGAAAACCATTCCGTTCTTAGAAGACATACTTGTTTCTGGAACAGAAGCTGTAAAATTTATCAGTTGA
- the LOC101765865 gene encoding uncharacterized protein LOC101765865 isoform X2: MYMELLSPSERKNALSMNGENLQKVAVLSRALVRTTLSRYTDCKIDPRLFEFKKNKFGKPEILWRADDDRIEWPLHFNISHTSSLIACGVTMDAPIGIDIEEKKRNTAKNVLSLADRYFTPSEFDHLVNLPDPDAQQKEFIKLWTLKEAYVKALGRGFSGAPFNKFSIILAANNGIQISVEPKALNDSNSSCDCLSENWKFALAELYGSYYMAACMEDDSRSSGSEDDRSPLGLKVWKTIPFLEDILVSGTEAVKFIS, encoded by the exons ATGTACATGGAGCTCCTTTCCCCTTCTGAAAGGAAGAATGCTTTGTCCATGAATGGGGAAAATTTGCAGAAAGTTGCTGTGCTGTCCCGTGCACTGGTGCGCACCACCCTCTCGAGAT ATACAGATTGTAAAATCGATCCAAGATTGTTTGAGTTTAAGAAGAACAAATTTGGCAAACCTGAG ATACTGTGGCGGGCTGATGATGATAGGATAGAGTGGCCTTTGCATTTCAATATTTCGCACACATCGTCTTTGATTGCCTGTGGAGTTACTATGGATGCTCCT ATTGGGATTGACATTGAGGAGAAGAAACGAAACACAGCCAAGAATGTTTTATCTCTTGCTGACCGTTATTTCACCCCTTCTGAATTCGATCATCTAGTCAACCTTCCTGATCCTGATGCTCAGCAAAAGGAATTCATCAAACTATGGACTCTTAAA GAAGCATACGTAAAAGCTCTTGGAAGAGGGTTTTCAGGTGCTCCTTTCAATAAATTCTCAATCATATTGGCAGCTAATAATGGAATTCAAATTTCTGTG GAACCAAAAGCACTCAACGATTCCAACTCTAGTTGTGACTGTCTGTCCGAGAATTGGAAATTCGCACTTGCTGAGCTATATGGTTCTTATTACATGGCAGCTTGTATGGAAGATGACTCGAGAAGTTCAG GTTCTGAAGATGATCGATCACCACTAGGCTTGAAAGTATGGAAAACCATTCCGTTCTTAGAAGACATACTTGTTTCTGGAACAGAAGCTGTAAAATTTATCAGTTGA
- the LOC101765865 gene encoding uncharacterized protein LOC101765865 isoform X3, which yields MSHGDAYNHTDTDCKIDPRLFEFKKNKFGKPEILWRADDDRIEWPLHFNISHTSSLIACGVTMDAPIGIDIEEKKRNTAKNVLSLADRYFTPSEFDHLVNLPDPDAQQKEFIKLWTLKEAYVKALGRGFSGAPFNKFSIILAANNGIQISVEPKALNDSNSSCDCLSENWKFALAELYGSYYMAACMEDDSRSSGSEDDRSPLGLKVWKTIPFLEDILVSGTEAVKFIS from the exons ATGTCACATGGGGATGCATACAATCATACAG ATACAGATTGTAAAATCGATCCAAGATTGTTTGAGTTTAAGAAGAACAAATTTGGCAAACCTGAG ATACTGTGGCGGGCTGATGATGATAGGATAGAGTGGCCTTTGCATTTCAATATTTCGCACACATCGTCTTTGATTGCCTGTGGAGTTACTATGGATGCTCCT ATTGGGATTGACATTGAGGAGAAGAAACGAAACACAGCCAAGAATGTTTTATCTCTTGCTGACCGTTATTTCACCCCTTCTGAATTCGATCATCTAGTCAACCTTCCTGATCCTGATGCTCAGCAAAAGGAATTCATCAAACTATGGACTCTTAAA GAAGCATACGTAAAAGCTCTTGGAAGAGGGTTTTCAGGTGCTCCTTTCAATAAATTCTCAATCATATTGGCAGCTAATAATGGAATTCAAATTTCTGTG GAACCAAAAGCACTCAACGATTCCAACTCTAGTTGTGACTGTCTGTCCGAGAATTGGAAATTCGCACTTGCTGAGCTATATGGTTCTTATTACATGGCAGCTTGTATGGAAGATGACTCGAGAAGTTCAG GTTCTGAAGATGATCGATCACCACTAGGCTTGAAAGTATGGAAAACCATTCCGTTCTTAGAAGACATACTTGTTTCTGGAACAGAAGCTGTAAAATTTATCAGTTGA
- the LOC101765466 gene encoding uncharacterized protein LOC101765466 — MAAYYDEVRKLEDKFGGLELNHVARRFNEAADELAKAASDRKPIPDGVFVSDQYKPSIRYKEPGRVGDAPPAPNSDADPGEVGNAPPAQGSGIDPEVMEIDANPRKALIEDIHTGACGHHAAPRTLIGNAFRQGFYWLTTVVDTTHVGLRLKSLDIFSKHHFSELTLFLNVWA, encoded by the exons atggcggcgTACTACGACGAGGtccgcaagctcgaagacaagtttgGCGGACTAgaactcaaccacgtcgcaagacgcttcaacgaggcagctgacgAGCTGGCAAAGGCGGCATCCGACCGAAAGCccatccccgacggcgtcttcgtcagcgaccagtaCAAGCCCTCTATCCGCTACAAAGAGCCGGGAAGGGTCGGCGATGCGCCACCTGCCCCAAACTCGGACGCTGacccaggagaggtcggcaacgcgccacctgcccAGGGATCGGGCATCGACCCTGAGGTCATGGAGATTGATGCGAACCCA agAAAGGCGTTGATTGAGGACATCCAcaccggagcctgcggccaccacgccgcaccaagaaccctcATTGGGAACGCCTTCCggcagggcttctactggctgACGACGGTCGTCGACACCACCCACGTG ggGCTCCGGCTCAAGTCACTTgacatcttctcaaaacaccatttctcCGAGCTGACTCTCTTCCTAAATgtttgggcgtga